Within Vanessa atalanta chromosome 11, ilVanAtal1.2, whole genome shotgun sequence, the genomic segment tactttcacattggggcaccatacagtatttataatacgaggaattcattatttattaaaaaacacaattgactgtcatacacaaacacggctgtttcgcgaggtgtgacgtcattcaagacgccatgacagtcttggcctttttcgcggtcaatttcaagttcatttctaaaaactcaaaatactaacataaaaaacctatttttcttaaaatagtatatttttggggtgaaatagatgctaagctatagttttaaactaatttccaaattttgtcaactagcctgtttgacggtagaatatgtgatgaatgtCGGTAAAGTAAGTAAGGCGCGTTTTCGCAAAGCTCTACCACAAAGTCAAACAGTAACTACCGAGTGCTAGTTTACAGTCAgctaattaatcaaaattacttGATATCACGCCACTCTATCTTCAATATCATAGAttgcttgaataaataaatgcagaCGAATTAATAACCTACTCCTTTATGAAGTCagttaacaatatattttaaccgGATACACAaactattatttgttaatatcacAATAGTATACCAGAATACGTATTTATTCATCATCTAAAGTATCCGAGCTAAAGCACTAATAGCTAGTATTTTCTGAAGTGattttaaatgcatttgtatTTTGATGAGGTCCCGTTAGACTGTAACGATATTGAATGTGCGCAGGTGTGGGAGCAGTGGGCGTGTGCGTGCGACGCGCACGTTCGCCGTGCGTGCGCGAGCGCAGTGGCCTCGCTCACGGCCATCGACAGCTTCGCAACGCTCGGAGACACACTCGTCAAGGCTATTATGAGCGAGAAAGGTAGGCGCGTATAATTCCACTGGTAGTGGAAGGTGATTGATTCGAGATGGACGGTTAATATAGTACTAGAAGAAAATGTCAGACGATTTCCACGGTCGAAACCATCTCTTTAACATGAAAAACAGGCGATTGGATTGTTGCCTCTTTTTTGTGTTGAACATTTGAGGGCCAACTGCACTACCTAGTGAGTTACGGTTTCGGTAACGGGTGGCCCTGCTCGCACAGAGCCGGCGGAGTGGGCGGCGGTGTGGTCGCGCTGGGCGGGGCGCTGCGCGTGGGGCGCGGCGGCGCTGCTGGCGCGCGCGCGCCCGCACGCCGCGTACGCCGCGCTGCTCGCGCGCGCGCACCCGCCCGACGAGCTGCGGGACGTTCTGCGGACGCTGCTCGCTGCCGATATTGACTTGTATGTATTGtaccattaataatattttcacatctataaagtatatatttcctTCGAATCGATTATCTttcaacatattattaaaatgtttagtatacgtaaaataaattttatccctAGTGTTCAGAACGAGGTGATCATATCCGTCTGGATATGCGTGGCGAGCCGCGTCAGCTGCGGCGCGGCGGAGGGCGACGAGTGCGCgggggcggcgcgcgcgctgctCTCGGGCTGGGCCGAGCGGCGCCGGACGCTGCTGCAGCTGGTGACGCTGCATCCCGCGGGGAACTGTCCCACAGCACAGTGAGTTACGTTCGATTATGCTCTTTAGCAATTAGCAAGGTAACCTTGTGTGGCTGTTTCTGTTAAACACTGACAAATCTGTTCAAAACCTCTTTGAAAGAGATAGCTATGTTTAGTCTTGCCTAATTAGCTTGGCTTAAAGATTGTGTCACTATTAGTATAATGGATATCGATTGGAGTAATATTTTCTTGATGACTTTATGGCCGGCGGTCTACATGGACAACGTTACTAgggaagtttaataaaatagtatatctaGGAATTATTTAAGTAAGGGGCAAATTGGTTTTTGGACCCTGTGAGAGAAATCCatcatttaagaaaaaaatataaaaaaagaatggtATCGCTCGGTCATTCTTTCCCACACGACTCTTTCACCGCAGACAGCAGCTGCTGTGTCGGCTGGCGCTGCACGTGCGCTGCCCCAGCGACGCCACGTGGCGCGCGCTGGAGAGCGCCCGCAGCGCGTGCGGCGCGCCCGCCGCccccgccgcccgcgcgccgCCCTCCCCGCGCGCCGTGCCGCAGCTCGCCGCCGCGCTGTACCCCGCGCGCGAACACTACTTCGCGCACGAGCTGCGGCTCGCCCCGGGCCAGTAGGCGGAGGTCCCCAAATTACCGAACCGAACTAGGAAACTAAACCAAAAATGTTCGCCGACCTCgcgacacaaaaaatatttacgaattatCATATCCACGACAGATACGTTTAATAGTTTTCTATTGAAGAGTAAGACTGAGTTGAACCATTTTAATAGTGTATAagagataaatttatattaaaaacggcAGGAGGATTTTTAAAGGAATGAGGATGTTCGATGATCGATTGTTAtgctcaaaataaaacaaaaaatgagtAAAATAGTGATGTGACtagacatatatttaaaagattatatttttatctacgtaccttaattatcttaaaaataaaaataaaactgtattagacaattaaatattattcgaataaatgtttgtaaaataaaaatttcgttttaataattctCACAAATAGCGACAACATTATAACCCTTACAGAAGACGATTTGCTTACTACGAATTGCgcaattaattttgtttcgaaTTTTAAGAGGGAGGTCGTTGCTCACTTTGCCCAAACTAATTTTATCAAgcggtcaatatttattatataaattattttacgtcaATCATCTTATTTCTATAGTTTTCGATTGACATTCGAACAAGACTTTCATCTAAGATAAATGACAAGCAATAATAAACTTTAGTGCAAAGCAATAAAAGCGTTCAAGTTCATCTTGACATGTAGATAAGATATaagtattatgtaaattgtttgGGATAACGTTATTCGTAACATTATCACAGGATtagataaaagataatataagcCCATTGTGTTGTGTATATGTATGGGTTCGTATATGTTTAGCGTAATCATATTCGATGTATAGAGACTTTATCCTGACAAATGAAAGAGGTCTATTTATAACAGGAAAACTATAATTGtggtaatgattatttaaataccatTGGAATGAATAATACTTTTTGGGTATATTTGGAATTAAGCATGGCTAATCAAGAACGATTATTGGATAATtagtgaatattaatttaattgtaattctgatttatttaagaaagaaaTCTACTAGAGTGTCTTACGGCGGTAGAGTAATATTAATGACCCAAAACCGCTCtatgtaaagtttacttgaataataataataaaaatatttatttgttaaattgaaagAACTCCTAAGTTATAGTAGATTCTGGATTGGCACAaccaaattgatttaatttctcgtctttaataaatgtcaaaacatTGCCTATAGACTTCGTTTGCGTTTCTTCTATAAGAAGTGATAGAATATACTGTCCGCACCATCTCTTCCTCTTAATTAGCATCAAGATATTCTAGTGCattaagcttattattattaataataaataacagtgCACCCTGACATAGTTTAGGTCTTATCGTGGCAAAAGTCTTTTCCCGTGGTAGTGTGTGACTAAACCCAGTACAGCGGATAGAGTCGCTATCCCAGCAGCATGTGACGTTTGTAGAGAACTGCCCCACAACCAGCCCCGAGGCAGCCAGCTGACAGCATGAATCACATCCAGGACGAGCTTCGTACTAGTCAATGTAGCTTGTGTGAATCTTGCCGGAGCGCATTTAGTACGATTGGGATCTTTCAAATTCTGAGCAGATACGTGTAAAGCTCTGATTGACctgttgaagtttttttttttaatgatacatCTCATTAATGAGGGAAACTGGAAAATACACCAGAAATCTTATAagaatttatcttatataagCACGTGTTAAGATATGTTATCTTTAATCGTGACGTAACAAAAAGCTGCGACAGAAGCTATCGCGAGAGCATAACGATATAGATAATCACGGTGATAGACGACGGTTACCTACTTTAtgctttttataaaagtatataattattaaacataaatagtcTTAAAATACCCAAAaccaaattgaaataattattaatttgtatttaaaataatttgtatttatataagtaaaaagcTATTGTTATAGTAAAACGAATACTACAACTATTGTTCTTCTGCTTCTCAAAGAAAAGACGAGAagtgaaaatattaaacattaagaaataaataatatcgaaaaaaacaatttcttttcGTTCATTTCTAAattgtaatagaaataaattcctCACCTGATCAATCCAATGAATGAGAACAGCGCCCAGAAGAGCTTATGTGCAGTTCTTATTTTGAACGCCTTTTCCTCATCTAGTGTCAATACGCCTGTATCAAGTAAGAAGACGATTTTCTCAGCCTGTAAGTACGCTAGCGTGAACAAGCCATTCGACACGCCAAGAGCTCCCCACCACGGACCATcctgtgaaattattttatgttataacatGCCTATTCACATGTCTATTAATTCTATAGTTAACCTGCTGGTGCTAACtgtagaattaatttaaatttatattcaagtcAAGTATTTTCATTGCGTTGAGCTCAAATATGATAAAATCGTGAATGCTCTTAAAACATACCTTTACCGGAGTACTGCAGCAACAATTCTACTACTCTAAGTTCTTACCTGTTTCCCAAGTCCATATTTGAGGATATTGTTAAGCACAGCCGCATCATCAAAGAGTCTTAAGGCTGCCCGGGCACTCGCAAGGTTCGCACTTGCTGTCAAAAGATTTTGCCGCTTCGAACTCGCGCCCCAAAGCTTTAGGATGTAGCTTGTCAGTGATACTAtctaattaaagaaatatttttatttaatcgacaatgatatcattattattaggaCCTATTACATAAGACAAAATCTGCTAACGTAGAGTGGTGGCattatattgaatacaatacTTTAAGTTTACAATATTCAAAAGTAGATTTTTTAACCCTGtctgaataaagaatattgaaATGCTTGTAGTTGCATTATAAATGCAGTAACATGAtttctacttttaaaaattgatgCATGGATCTTCATAGATTGATTTATTCTCAACAATAATAACTATCTTTCTCATATAACTCTCTTTCTCATAAAAtcacgaaaaacttaaaaaaaatcattaacttGTTCTAATTAATTCACTTACTTTATCGCGATTACTGTGAGCCTGCAATAAATCGCAGATTTCGTCGACCGTAttcattatagattatatttaaagttattttttgtgtaaactTAACTCTCGCAATTGatgtaataaaactaacaaaatattCGAGACAAAAAGTACTATCATTCATTTTGAgattagataataatttaaatgataagtaATCAGAATTATCTACGAGTATATAGACGAGGATATAGGGTTAGCTCATTTACGAGTTTGTTTAACGTGTACATACATGATGATCATGTCGTTCTGACCGATTTCGTCCCCGTCGTCGTCGAGGGAGAGTTATTTATGGGGGACATATTACAGTGTACAAGTGTGTCTGTATTCCCTAACTCCCACAATTcgataggacggcaaatccgacacgacccaAAGAGTTAGATACaccaggcgcaggaccaacggtttCACGTGCGTTTCGAGGCACAGTACACGCTTCCAACTTCAAAACTACGGGATGTTACAAAGAATTCTTCGACAGAAAAAAACAGTAACATTTGACCCGCCCGAACGGGTTTGAACCCTGGACGGACCTCGGGATCTATGAACTTATATCCAACTACTAGACCTACGAGATCCTATGTTTACATACATATgacctattccaatggaagtaggaataataaaccttagatttacgtttttcatGTGAATTGTTAAAActtagctatattgtgcactactaagagttatgaattatatatctttatttataatataacactataacTACAACTATTACgcataactatttattttaacttcaattttacttctaaaatgcTCATATCATGACTCAAAGCTGGCCTAACGCTGTAGATTTTGAGATTCAAATTTGGATTCAAATTCTGGATCGgattattaacaatttactttttctatcaagaaaaaaataactgtccGGAGTTAGGCAATCGGCAATGTTACACTCTCGTTTCGGAAGGACCATTTGGGTCTCAGGTGAGATGTGACGGAGACACACTTTACTATCAGGAATAGTATACTTCTTTGGAaatgtaaaacatatatatataggttgGCTATAAACTTTAACCTAGTAGGCAAACTGTTAatgatatacttaatataaatgatttaacgaaataaatagaattaaaattaaataaaaaagtaaaaaattaatcatcGCAGCGATATATTGGTACTATTTAATAGGTAATATGTATGAACATGATTATTTTTCTACCACTACAATTTGAATCGATGTAGTTATAAGGTCATATAAACCATCCTTGGTggtacatttttattgatatgagCCTGCTCGAATACCGCTACGTTACGAGTTAGagaatggaaataaaatatttgtatttataaaaagaacaatattgtatttcgttcaaaaatattatttatacatttttcaataaaacatctttattaaaactaaagatTTACAaactaacaatttaataaaaaccaatccgaagacattttaaaatagtgtttTAGTAATCGAACAAAGCAGTATAAGTATGGTCCATTacaaactgtaaaaaatattaattttaaacagagGAAAAAGGCATCACAACCAcagtcttttatttaaataataaattattttctgcccgcataaaaaaaaactataacattCGTCGATGCGTTGCTATGgttacctatataatattaggtTTTTGGCGcacattttacttattaaatcacACAAAAAGCGATggtcattgattttatttaacatatttatacttcAAGAAATTTTGTTAAtggtaaaataactttattggaTGACCTTGTACccaataaagtatgtttttttaaatagcaaagCAACTGAACTTTCGTTAAGTGTGAACGGTTGCAGATCgcaacagtaaatattttattattcaaacgtAAATGTTTCATACATTATGATTacttcaatatcaaaatataaattgaagatatgtataaatattgccCAAATTGCTATAAAACAGTTTAGCTATTTCTAATATAGAAGAATGAATAACACCGGGTTTTGTGTTATGTACTTCTAATGTACTTTATACCAGTTTAAATATTaggaaaatttaatacaataaatcagttgtaatattaaattaggataattttattttgaaataaatataacatcgaAAACTAATTctcgtaaaataattttattggaataataattgcccgaaatatacaacatatgtatttatatagttattaaataactttattgacAAATACCATCGTTTCTGAGAAACTTATATCAATCCATAAATACCTTTAAGGCCCTTATGTAAACTTAGATCCACCATCATGGTAATGTGTACTGAGTTCCAATAATCAATTACCCgtataaaaatacttcattcaaaaaaatcttaacagTACGGGAGATAAAGTTCTTATTCcatgattaaaatatacttcgGTTTAAAAATGATCAATGTCACAAGTACAATAGATACCTAAgggcgcattttcattggtcgataaggCCCGCATTCGGGGTGCGGGAGATTTCTGTAACGCATGCCATAGGGCCCGCAAAGAGTTTATCGTTTTCACTGGTCGTCAGAGCCCGCATACGGGGTGCGGGTGATTTCTATAacgcatatataaatatcaatatatgaatGCGGATATCACCCGCACACGTTTAATCGACCGAGTTATCGACCAGTGGATTTCATTGGTTGTTAGCTTGCATGCGGGTACTCCCTGCAATCGGGCTAACTACCGACTTATCGACCAATGAATATGCgccttaattattattgtataattagaaAGCAAATTAAAATAGGAAGTGTCTGTACAAAATAAATGGCAAGCTCAGTTGTGttactaacctaaccaacctggGAAATATTTTCGTAGTTACACTTCTTTTGGCCcttatgaaaaaattaagagAGTGAATTTTTATGATGCGCGCACATGATGACCTGATAACTTCATggtgaagttgctcgctaagctgccaattaaatgtcaagtcgctcgaaatagacaacttcacaccttatcttattttacaatgtttattctattacaaatttaaattgtgaatttttaaatcttttagtGTTATAATAGTGGTGAAAAGAgaagaaataagtattttactattaataagtacctaactattttaaattacgccGGAGAAATGGAACTGCTCACGCGCGTATATAAGTACCGCACCTTTTTCATTTTGTTAGTTAAAAGTCAACATAATACGAGttaacctaaatataaaaatgtttttttttttatcaaataatattttaaaatgaaacagcTGAAATTGGCTGTTACTTTTCCAGCGTTGAATCTCGGATGATATAAAAAGACATAGTTACTGTTCGCGCaagtgatatttaatattattactagcttacattaatattttaattatacattacaacTTATCATATATAATCATCTGAAAGATTACTTGAGAAGTCGTTTCCTAGCAAAATATAAACCTATGCCGATCACCGAAGAAAACGTAGCAATGGCTGATACTTTGGTTCCTCCGATCTTTTCCCCCCACAGACACCCGGAAGGGAGACAGCTGACCGCATGTGTGATGTCCAAACACAGTTTTCCGGCAGTTATCGCTTGGATAATCAGTCTGGCGTCAAGATTCCTCCTCGCTTCGCAAGCGTCCTCAGCACTGAGACAATCCCTGCTCCACCAGACATGCCGCATAGACCGGAATGTTCtggaaatatacaaaattataggtaaatatatgtacgttatTACTTCATTGTATATACTAAAACAAGtcagaattatatatttgtaaaagacAGAGAATGCTTTATTAACGGTAATTTCTTTGATTCCACTCATTAAAAGcagaatttttaaaacaatatttttttttttttgtcaactagtttttataataaacactaaTAGAAAAATTTGGTGTCTTTTGTACTACTTTTTTGTACCAGTAGTCAGGTCCGGATTATTGGTTTGGAGGTCCAGGAGCACAGATGccttaaataaattgagaaCCATGTGAAGAAAAACTGGGATTTTTTTCTAATCCTAAATAGTTAAAACCTCATTTTTGAAGATTCTTTTCGGAACGCaatgcaaaatataaaatcgGATTGGTCCCCTTTGTCTAATATGAAAACGAACGTGGACTGTCGACTCTGGTGTGTTCTCAGTAAACTTACTATGAGTTTTTGATAAAGCAAGcaactaaaattaaaagctCGAGACATTTCACTCTTACCAAGAGCGGAtagagtaaaatttaataaaaacaggtgtgcgtatacttatttattattaagcaattagtcatttgttaaattatatgtgCGGTCCAACTACGCGGGTTCCCCGTAAAAATAATGCAGTTTAAAAGCGCAAGTGGCGAAATTGAGGATCCTTTTTCCctgaggatttttttttattttatacctcctcgaaaaagttttgaaataaaagcaTCACCTGGCCACTGGGATCAGGGGCCCCATGCGACCGCATTGGTTGCATGGACATAGCTATGCCAATGCTTTCTTGTAGATTCCCGGGAAATCACCAGGAGAGAATCCCAATTTTCCTTTAATCCAACCCTAACagaatttcgaaaatattttaaaaatagtgaaAAAAGTATGAGGCGAAAAGTAGGGCTTCATACGAATTAAGAGGTCTCTTAGCGGCGGTACTGGTTGTcatgtaaaattattgatattactaATAGTGGAAATGTGCAAGTTTGTGTGTTTGTTATTCAACCTCACTCGAACAACAgacatattttaacaaaatttgacaAAGGTTAATATTATCATGGACTAGTAAAACTGGTATCtcctttgtaatttaaaatagtatttttaaattataagacttATTACTTAGtcgatatgaaaataaaatgtatctggTTAACTCATTTGcatgtttaaatttgtaaataaaattgatattaactaaaaataatacaatattaattaattgaaatattatataagcaatTGCAGCGTGTCAGTTGTTAAATATCAAAcagaattttaattagttttcacAAGGTAAAATAGACAAGTGAAAGGGACTTTTATGTCGTGAATCACATAAACTATATGCAGTATTATGTATACTAAATTTGTAGTATGTTCGTTAGTCACataactttgaaaatattcttttgatGTTTCGTgccttaatatgttttatttatttatttttaacaaacgatttgaatttatgaatcgtcaAAGCTAGTAGTAATtgctgaattttattatagaaacgaataccttcgcctaagaaggatttattgactgaGAGGAGATGGAGCGGAGATGGAAACGTCTATAAAAGTGATCAATGGTActgtaattatacataatgaCATTGTCGTAAGTATATTGGTGACGCAActgtgagtattcctacttctATAAGCATCTCAAAGTCTGAAGCTCCAAAATTATGAATAGACTGgtctttttaaccgacttcaaaaaaggatCAAAATTAgactgtatttttttgtaaaataaaacctatatGATATCTGTAGCATTACCCTAAAGTGATATGGAATTTAACATATTGACATAATGGTCTAATAACGGGAAGgaattacaaagaaaaatacttattttattctaatacgtaattccattataaaaaaaaaaaatattaaatgtaagttggcgcaaaaaataatttgtaatcgagtttcttatatttttttaaaataaaattgaacaagAAAAGAACAAGTATgcaattgcttttaaaattaaaatttgtgtcTACTTATGTAAAACGTGTATAATGTTTATAGGTAATCATGAATCATGAAGGCACAAAGTATGAGGAAATTTGCATAATTAATATGCTTATTCTCTACTGAATAATacctactaaataaaatatcaataatgtcCTTATAGTTAATTATAGTTAATGCCACTAAAATATTCTTTCTCAAGGTCAGAAATCATTTGTAgacaatgcaaataaaaatacttacacatattttttagtaCAAATACTTGTTAACAATAATCAACAATCAATCGTTAACAGAAACAGAAAGAGACACAGCAAGAAAAGATTGTCAAGACTATCTGTCCGaagataaaaagttttgttGAAGATTTAATGGCAtataacaagtttttatttaacttcactcGTTAAGATAGCTCATTGAGCCCTATTGACCTATATAATGTGGTGagtatattaacttttatttatttaaaaacattaaattaaaaaaaaaacttttttatacttactgTATTAGAGATATATATAAGCTTCCTGCCCACAATGCTGTGCTCAATATTTCAAGTCTGTCTGCTGTAACTGTTGACAATTTAATAACGCCAACATCGTGAAGCCAGCATGCTTTTTCCACCGGCAAAAAAGCCTGGTCAACCATATTTGCAAGGACCCCAAGGAGTGCTGCGATTTTTGAAGATTCCtaacaaataacaattgttATAGATGAAAACAAATcttgaaaatgaataaattacaattattatcaatgaCAATTGCTTTATGCCTTATTAAATCTAATagtatgtacaaaaatatataataaattatcttaatattattatgttaactatttataaaacttctgTCTCCAGATAATGAATATTGCAAACATTTGAGTCGGCCACATGTCTTGGTGGCAAGTCTTAATTTGCTTACTGTTTTTCATTAACCATAAAAAGATTTGATTTACATCCTGTGTGAAAATCAATTCATATAAATTCTTGGACCgttttgtcaattttttattaataattatttttacaaagctTTCAATACCCTGCTTCAGGAAGGAGTTATAGAcagcttaaatttttatttgattttatctcaAGTTGGTTCTTTTtaattgtaagtaaaaataaatgtaaatatttttgtgttaattaaccttaataattatagcaataatcatatctttttttaa encodes:
- the LOC125067434 gene encoding peroxisomal membrane protein 11C-like is translated as MSSVMDDIYELLDSYNGRDKVVRLACYACKLYGCIQGEKSWQVAGSRLSNARMMLRLFDDIPMIRHTYNYGLGKHESSKIAALLGVLANMVDQAFLPVEKACWLHDVGVIKLSTVTADRLEILSTALWAGSLYISLIQTFRSMRHVWWSRDCLSAEDACEARRNLDARLIIQAITAGKLCLDITHAVSCLPSGCLWGEKIGGTKVSAIATFSSVIGIGLYFARKRLLK
- the LOC125067494 gene encoding peroxisomal membrane protein 11C-like, with the translated sequence MNTVDEICDLLQAHSNRDKIVSLTSYILKLWGASSKRQNLLTASANLASARAALRLFDDAAVLNNILKYGLGKQDGPWWGALGVSNGLFTLAYLQAEKIVFLLDTGVLTLDEEKAFKIRTAHKLFWALFSFIGLIRSIRALHVSAQNLKDPNRTKCAPARFTQATLTSTKLVLDVIHAVSWLPRGWLWGSSLQTSHAAGIATLSAVLGLVTHYHGKRLLPR